In Methanobacterium formicicum, the sequence AGTATTTGTACTGGATTTTCCTTGGTACGCTGGTTTATAACTGTGAATGCTTCCTTCACTATGTTATATGCTTTGTTTTTCTTTCCTGAGTTCCTTTCGGTCCTCATGATCTTGTTCATTAATCTTTCCACAATAGATACTCTTGATTTGGCGAACTGTCGTTTAACGTGTCTTCCCATGGTATGGGGGACCATTATTTCGTCCAAGCAGATGTAGTTGACCAGTCCCAGGTCTTCTACCTTGACTTCTTCCAGTTCCCAACTGTCAAAGACTTTGAAGCTCATATCATAACCTCGCTTATCTCACTGGTTTTTCGATTTTGCCCTTAACCATTTCTTCCAGGGCCACGTTGTTCACTTTGGTGACTTTCCATCGTACACCAGGGATGTCTCCCATGGATCTTCCGGATGGTCCACCTATTCCTTCGATAACCACTTCGTCGTGTTCATCGATGAATCCTATGGCTCCGTCTCCCGGGGCAAATGCAGTGAGTTGTTTACCATTCTTGATGAGTTGTACTCTTACACACTTCCTTATGGCAGAGTTGGGCTGTTTTGCTTCGATTCCCACTTTTTCAATGACGATTCCCCGTGCCTGGGGTGCGCCGGCTAATGGGTCAGCTTTAATATCCAGTCCCAATGCTTTCCTCTTGTATTCAGTATCTTTCCACCGGAAGTTTTGTCGGTTCTTTTTAAGCTTTTTTGCTGCGAATAATCCTGGCAAATGTAATTCCTCCTTGTTAACATTAAATGTGTACAAATCCCTGATCTAAAAATATGAATTAGTGGGTTCCCTGGATCAGGGATGATCAGTGTAATTTGGATCTTTAGATTTTCTTTACTATTTTATTACTATGTTATTTATGTTGTGTTGTCTTTTGGCCAATACCCGAGCTCTTTCAATATTTTGCCCACCTTTTCCTATGGCTGTCCTTTTATTGCGTGAATCAGCTTCTAGTGTGGCTATTTTTTCCCCATTTTCCTTTTGGAGTATACGTATACTCCTCATTTTTGCAGGGGCCATTAGGTTGGCTATGAATTCCACCGGGTCATCAGAGTGTTCGATTACTTCCACACCCTTATCCACTGTTTTCTGCACCTTGGCTACGGTGCTTCCTCGTTTTCCAATGGCCAGACCCATATCTCCCTTTTTAACCAGGAAGGTTATTTTACCGTTTT encodes:
- a CDS encoding NusA-like transcription termination signal-binding factor, producing MTIKFSTHEIRYIALFESMTGATVKDCLVDDENGKITFLVKKGDMGLAIGKRGSTVAKVQKTVDKGVEVIEHSDDPVEFIANLMAPAKMRSIRILQKENGEKIATLEADSRNKRTAIGKGGQNIERARVLAKRQHNINNIVIK
- a CDS encoding 30S ribosomal protein S7, which translates into the protein MSFKVFDSWELEEVKVEDLGLVNYICLDEIMVPHTMGRHVKRQFAKSRVSIVERLMNKIMRTERNSGKKNKAYNIVKEAFTVINQRTKENPVQILVKAVENSAPREETTRIKYGGIGYQVAVDIAPQRRVDLAIGFITRGALQSAFKRKKSAGECLAEELLLAAEADTRSFAVGKKEEKERVARSAH
- a CDS encoding 30S ribosomal protein S12, giving the protein MPGLFAAKKLKKNRQNFRWKDTEYKRKALGLDIKADPLAGAPQARGIVIEKVGIEAKQPNSAIRKCVRVQLIKNGKQLTAFAPGDGAIGFIDEHDEVVIEGIGGPSGRSMGDIPGVRWKVTKVNNVALEEMVKGKIEKPVR